A section of the Bradyrhizobium oligotrophicum S58 genome encodes:
- a CDS encoding rhodanese-like domain-containing protein gives MGVAVVHDLTPEDVAKGLAEGRILLVDVREPNEIAAEAYPDGIVVPLSSFDPKLIPDPAGKDVVFACRSGKRSVTASMAAQAAGLPYDKHLQGGMLGWKAAGLPTKTGG, from the coding sequence ATGGGCGTGGCTGTTGTGCACGATTTGACCCCGGAGGACGTGGCCAAGGGACTCGCGGAAGGGCGAATTCTTCTGGTCGACGTCCGCGAGCCGAACGAAATTGCTGCGGAAGCCTATCCCGACGGCATTGTTGTTCCCCTGTCGAGCTTCGACCCGAAGCTGATCCCCGATCCCGCAGGCAAGGACGTCGTATTCGCCTGCCGCTCCGGCAAGCGCTCGGTGACAGCCTCGATGGCCGCGCAGGCGGCCGGTCTGCCCTATGACAAGCATCTTCAAGGCGGAATGCTCGGCTGGAAGGCGGCCGGCCTGCCGACCAAGACCGGCGGCTGA
- a CDS encoding aminotransferase, producing the protein MISQNKVFADLPVTIFEVMSQLARDNNAINLGQGFPDDPGPEDIRRAAADAVLNGYNQYPSMMGLPELRQAISAHYKHWHKLDLDPMSEVMVTSGGTEALTSAILSVVEPGDEVICFQPVYDSYLPIIRQAGGIPRLVRLEPPHWRLSEEMLRAAFSPKTKAVLFNNPLNPAAVVYPREDLELLARFCQEFDAVAICDEVWEHVVFDGRAHIPLITIPGMRDRTIKVGSAGKIFSLTGWKIGFVCAAPQLLRVAAKVHQFLTFTTAPNLQIAVAYGLGKSDDYFVDMRADLARSRDRLTAGLESLGFPVLKAQGTYFLTVDLSPLGLNETDEQFCRRIVHDYKVAAIPVSAFYEKDPVTSVVRFCFAKKDATLDTALERLSDAIHRR; encoded by the coding sequence ATGATTTCGCAGAACAAGGTCTTCGCCGACCTGCCGGTCACGATCTTCGAGGTGATGTCGCAGCTGGCGCGCGACAACAACGCCATCAATCTGGGGCAGGGCTTTCCCGACGATCCGGGACCTGAGGACATCCGCCGCGCTGCGGCCGACGCCGTGCTCAACGGCTACAACCAGTATCCGTCGATGATGGGACTGCCGGAGCTGCGGCAGGCGATATCAGCCCATTACAAGCACTGGCACAAGCTCGATCTCGACCCGATGAGCGAGGTGATGGTCACCTCCGGCGGCACCGAGGCGCTGACCTCGGCGATCCTGTCGGTCGTCGAGCCCGGCGACGAGGTGATCTGCTTCCAGCCGGTCTATGATTCTTATCTGCCGATCATCCGGCAGGCCGGCGGCATTCCGCGCCTGGTCCGTCTGGAGCCGCCGCATTGGCGCCTGTCGGAAGAGATGCTGCGCGCGGCGTTCTCGCCGAAGACCAAGGCCGTGCTGTTCAACAACCCGCTCAATCCGGCAGCCGTGGTCTATCCGCGCGAGGACCTCGAGCTGCTGGCGCGCTTCTGCCAGGAGTTCGATGCGGTGGCGATCTGCGACGAGGTCTGGGAGCACGTCGTGTTCGACGGCCGCGCGCACATCCCGCTGATCACCATTCCCGGCATGCGCGACCGCACCATCAAGGTCGGCTCGGCCGGCAAGATCTTCTCGCTGACGGGCTGGAAGATCGGCTTCGTCTGTGCCGCGCCGCAGCTGTTGCGCGTCGCCGCCAAGGTGCACCAGTTCCTCACCTTCACGACGGCGCCGAACCTGCAGATCGCCGTTGCCTATGGTCTCGGCAAGTCCGACGACTATTTCGTCGACATGCGCGCCGATCTCGCGCGCAGCCGCGACCGGCTCACGGCGGGCCTCGAAAGTCTCGGCTTCCCCGTGCTGAAGGCGCAGGGGACCTACTTCCTCACCGTCGACCTGTCGCCGCTCGGTCTCAACGAGACCGATGAGCAGTTCTGCCGGCGCATCGTCCACGACTACAAGGTCGCGGCCATCCCGGTATCGGCCTTCTACGAGAAGGACCCGGTGACCTCGGTGGTGCGGTTCTGCTTTGCCAAGAAGGATGCGACCCTGGATACGGCGCTGGAGCGTCTGTCCGATGCGATCCACCGGCGCTAG